GAAAGAATTGGCTATTTGCAGCTACTCCTAAAGGGGCCTCCGCTAGTGCCGCTATATACAGCATCATCGAGACAGCAAAAGCAAATGGACTGAACATATACAGCTACCTAAACTATCTTCTCTTATACATGCCGGATACTGATTACCGGAATAGGCCAGAAGATTTAGAAGATTTAATGCCTTGGTCTCCGCGTATACTAGCTGAATGCAAGAACTAGTGCCACATGGTATTAGTTCTTTTTTGGCACCATGTTATTGAGCGGTTACGCTTAACCCCATTAAAGGACTGGGTAGCCCAGTATAAAGCGAATGGAGCAGAATCTTTTCAGTCTTCCTATACAAATTATGATTTTAACTTTAAAATTGATGTATTAAACTACATTAACGATTTTAGAGTAACCCCTAATGAGGCAGCTGCGATTTTTAACATTTCATCACCTTCAACTGTACATAAGTGGGTTAAATTGTTCAACACAGTTGGTAGTGACGCTCTAAGGTCAAAGCAAAAGGGGCGTCCATCCATGAAAAAAGATCCAATGAAGCCAACAAAACAAGCACAAACTGAAGGATCTGTCGAAGATCTTAAAACACGTATTAAGCGGCTCGAAATGGAAAATGCATATTTAAAAAAGTTGAATGCCTTAGTTCAAAACAAGGAAAAATCACCAAACAAGATAAAGCACAAGTAATCTATGAATTAAGGCATGAGTTTCCGGTGATAGAATTAGTAAAACTAGCAGGAACCCCTCGAAGCACCTTTTATTTTTATATAAAACAAATGGATAAAGTCGTTCCAGATGGCGATTTAAGAGTAGAAATAAAATCAATTTTTGATGAACATGAAGGTCGGTATGGCTATCGTCGTATTCGAGATGAATTAGCGAATCGTGGACAAAAAGTGAATCACAAGAAGGTTCAACGTATCATG
The Desulfuribacillus stibiiarsenatis DNA segment above includes these coding regions:
- a CDS encoding transposase domain-containing protein, which encodes KNWLFAATPKGASASAAIYSIIETAKANGLNIYSYLNYLLLYMPDTDYRNRPEDLEDLMPWSPRILAECKN